The DNA window GTGGACAGCCATCCCTCTGCCTCCGCCCGCGCTTGGAGATCCGTAGACGACAGCGAGCTGCACGCGCTGAGATTACAAAGGCACGAGGCGGCGCCGGTGCCCGACGCACCGGAATCGCACGGCGCCTGCAGCGTTGGAGCCGTCGGGCACTTGCGGGCACCCCTGTCGGCACATCGCATCATGTCGTCCGGAAGGTCTGTCAGCTTGCCTATGCGTGCGTGGCGGAGCGTACCGCGGAGAAGGCGGGTACCTGCGAGCGCGAGTCCTCGCAGGCACGGACTGTCCTGAGGTGTTCCGGTCCCGTAGATCGTCGCCAAAACCTGCTTCACCGTTGGGATCGGGTTGCAGGCGGCTGAGAGAACGTCGCAGAAGCGAGCGCTCTTGGAGAGGTCACAGGCGCCGAGGGGGCTTCCGTGCGCGGTGCAATGGAGCATCGCCGCCGCGGAGGTCGCAGCACAGCGCTCCGGATTCCTCGAGGTCAGCTCTTCAAGCGAACACTGAGGGAAGCCGCTTGCGTCCCCGGGGCCGAAGTATAGGACAGCCAGAATGGTGGTGGCTGCAATCGACGGCGCGCGCACGGAGCACCTCCTGTGGGCAGTGCTGCCCGCCCGACGTGATGTCGTAGACCTTGCGGGCCGGACGTCCGGTCTGGGCGTGTTCGGTACATTCGATCAGCCCGGCGCGCTCGAGCCGGTCCAAGGTCCGGTACAACTGGCCGTAGTTGAGACACCGGAAGTCGCCGTAGAGCGCGACGACGTCGATCTTGAGTTGATAGGCGTGAACGCCGTTTGTGCGTGCGGAGAGGAGTCCGAGGATCGCGTATTGCACGGCGTCCGTTCCCACGCGAAGTGCCCC is part of the Deltaproteobacteria bacterium genome and encodes:
- a CDS encoding PadR family transcriptional regulator, with the protein product MGGCENAGPARRVRNEPFFVDDVPSLVRGSSAATDQGALRVGTDAVQYAILGLLSARTNGVHAYQLKIDVVALYGDFRCLNYGQLYRTLDRLERAGLIECTEHAQTGRPARKVYDITSGGQHCPQEVLRARAVDCSHHHSGCPILRPRGRKRLPSVFA